Part of the Eriocheir sinensis breed Jianghai 21 chromosome 47, ASM2467909v1, whole genome shotgun sequence genome is shown below.
atgctttgtctatctttccaacacacgaccataacctgcgtcctcgccaataaggGTTTTCTGCTTGGTTTCAGGAAATGTTGCCCctcaccttctacttccttctgcgctccgttctggctgcagaccctccgcacctcaagccgggagccctctctgctcatttgggccgggtttctctggtcgaggatgtcctgtgggtccagtacccgtttactgctctgGTGGAAATACCGCGCACATTGAGGGCAATAACGGAGCAAGTGACTGGGGTTGTGCTGCAGATGGATAGCAATGCTCCTGAAGACGGTATCCTGCGTCTGATGCATGACCGCATAAAGTACTTGAATGATactctaaccctggctttggagaactacgcagccctttcctttcctaaccgtactaaacggggcttgatcgatgggattgggcaactttcccgcatgttgtttggaaccgcaatggatgaggatgtggaggaactgcgggataggtataaccatttggcttcacttgctgctactcaacacaaagccattaggatgaattccttacacatttccagacttgagcatgcaGTACAGGATATTGCTTATTATTCTCGAACCTTAGGCTCTTCCATTAATGAGTTGTGGACCGGCATGGCTAATATGTACCAAATAGAACTTGTTCTacaaaccttgcctgccttggagagtgcagtcaactctatcctccatactaatgctctggtgatacagaatgtagtggatgcagattgtggtagggttaccttttctctttttcctgtcaggGATTTGCAAAAGGCTTTGAAAATAGTAGTAGAGGgccaccaactaacacctttgtttgacatgcatgccatacaccactactatcccttgctggagtcattcctgacgtcggaagctatagtgattcacgttcccttcaagtcaaaggatgtgtttgaggtttatcagctggaacctttccctttctcagtcaaTAACTCGGTAATGGTGCTtgacttacctgccacagtggtcttaattcgtaatgatctttcgctttatgcaacgggccagACGTCGGACCTAGGGTCCTGCAAAACAGAGTATCACAATCTCTATTTTTGCTCAGCGCcactctttgcattcctcccgttgacaggtggtatctgcgaggtggtgctgacccagtgggatgcttctaaagctctagagactagcccctatcgtcacgtcgtccctaaatcgcttttccacaggaggttctccggatttcactacttatttttcacactaccagtgtttgtgacagtggtctgtcctgaaggttcaacttatagagaggttgcaggtcacctggcggtacgggtggcctgttccctacgttctgtcaatttgacgacctttccggagaaactccatcatggatttgcggccactaatgccatcccaatctatcctatgacagtttagtgaatctcaccttttctaggatgaagtatgtaacaaatagcctttccgagctaaccttttcaaatttctcggaattggagtcagctgtccatgactctctaccggtttaccttgccccatatgtacattacccatcactgatcttaccggtggttctttttatcatcattgtcatccccctattctgccttgttaagcgggctctgactttgtacaaccatcttcaggcaagagttgccccaccgcgctgagttcgtacgcattgtgactcgaagactcagtttgtatcaaatcttcttcaatgatttttccttttctttttactattccaaatagctccattaccatgtatcctaatgacaatttagtcaatttatttttctaggatgtatcttgtaaataactattcgagctattattttgttttctcgaaaTAGTGCTGAGCTtacacgtccacgactctagccctgtttacctcgccctgtatgtactttgcccatttattgttacttccatgattatttctattgtcattggcattttccgatgttgtatcgttaggcgggcccTGACtggtatatatttgttttagtgcaaccataataggccctcgtttaactagtacacattgcgcgactgtaacatgggtaggtacactgattttaaaggtcaggtgagccgcgaggtcgcgactttctccgtgaccgagcgatgttatgtgtatattataacataatgtgaatgtgtgaatgtatgtcgtatcgccatggcccagtggcgccaggacgttacacacaaacgctacgttgtgcttaggaggtgctccttgccgtgggaacggtgttgattcagcaaccATGCtacccgctggccgctcctgtaccaagagaagccggcagaaGAGAACGGGCGACgggcgagagcacaggacttctcggagtgtgcgtacgacttacgactcgtccacaaaatactgtaactattctgtgaatatatttaaaaagccaatacaaccgtttaatcaaccagagagagagagagtaaattaagtgaactcaaaatgaacttaacggctccgctcggccaacacataacccacatcacttaactaaaaggctattgtgttgtctcacgacttctatcaactggagaaagcaggcaaaggtacaccggacctgacgtgagataacagttcgcgccttaatcaaaaacacacaaaaaaacagcaaacaaaaagACTAACAACATAGACTGGGAGcaacccctgtcgaaactcacgtcggcgttcTACTAGGACGCGAAGTGCTATGACTCGGTCAATTCTTGTCTTGCCGGGCGTAAACACagattgctcaggtctctgaaacttgAGCAGATGAggtcgaattcgcatcagcagcagatgagcgaGCACCTTACTCGGCAcattgagcagtgtaataccacggttaTTTTTGCAgtcctgtctctcccctttccctttccagatagggacaactAACCCCCTTATCCGGTCAAGAAGAATGACACCGGACTGCCACACGGCAGACAGCACCGCATG
Proteins encoded:
- the LOC126981375 gene encoding uncharacterized protein LOC126981375 codes for the protein MTEFFPLLLLLLLLSRMITKEMLPLTFYFLLRSVLAADPPHLKPGALSAHLGRVSLVEDVLWVQYPFTALVEIPRTLRAITEQVTGVVLQMDSNAPEDGILRLMHDRIKYLNDTLTLALENYAALSFPNRTKRGLIDGIGQLSRMLFGTAMDEDVEELRDRYNHLASLAATQHKAIRMNSLHISRLEHAVQDIAYYSRTLGSSINELWTGMANMYQIELVLQTLPALESAVNSILHTNALVIQNVVDADCGRVTFSLFPVRDLQKALKIVVEGHQLTPLFDMHAIHHYYPLLESFLTSEAIVIHVPFKSKDVFEVYQLEPFPFSVNNSVMVLDLPATVVLIRNDLSLYATGQTSDLGSCKTEYHNLYFCSAPLFAFLPLTGGICEVVLTQWDASKALETSPYRHVVPKSLFHRRFSGFHYLFFTLPVFVTVVCPEGSTYREVAGHLAVRVACSLRSVNLTTFPEKLHHGFAATNAIPIYPMTV